A genomic segment from candidate division KSB1 bacterium encodes:
- a CDS encoding solute:sodium symporter family transporter yields the protein MNIISIISFILATGGVAFFTYRIVHRMKKSDNATEEYFTGGRALTWPIVAGSLLLTNLSTEQLVGLNGAVFGDKALVGIAWEALAALAMIATALVFLPRYLASGFTTTPAFLEKRFDKTTRSMVSGLFLFGYVTVLLPVVLYTGSLALIGMFDLNLSLWFVVATIGILGSSYAIFGGLKSVAVSDTLNGVGLLIGGLTIPFLALLALGDGSFFSGLAALTNDNPEYLTVLTQTNVDNKVVSVPWPTLFTGMMFIQVFYWSTNQVIVQRAMAAKSLAEGQKGVLFASAMKLVGPLMLCLPGIIALHMTDLTIDKQDQVYGAIVRHVLPDWSLGLFAAVLMGAILSSFNSALNSASTLFSLQFYNGYINRNATGEQIVKIGKYFSIGLAVTSICIAPLLAQMQSIFEYLQKVNGLYSVPIIGIFLLGITTKHVPAIAAKMGMIVGMGFYTFFTFVNIKDVPTFFANGVGDLHWLHGYFISFIASIFTMLIIGYFKPKTADEIAKSDERDPAPVNMTPWSQAKNVSFAIIGITIGIYLFLSWISG from the coding sequence ATGAATATAATTTCGATTATTTCTTTCATTTTAGCGACAGGTGGCGTCGCATTTTTCACCTACCGCATTGTCCATCGAATGAAAAAGTCCGACAATGCTACTGAAGAATATTTCACCGGTGGGCGTGCTCTTACTTGGCCGATTGTTGCCGGATCACTCTTGCTGACCAATCTATCCACGGAACAGTTGGTGGGACTAAACGGTGCTGTCTTTGGGGATAAAGCCCTAGTAGGAATTGCCTGGGAAGCACTGGCTGCTTTGGCCATGATCGCCACCGCATTGGTTTTTCTTCCCCGGTATTTAGCCAGCGGATTTACCACCACCCCTGCGTTTCTTGAAAAGCGTTTTGATAAAACGACCCGTTCCATGGTTTCAGGTCTTTTCCTGTTTGGATATGTGACGGTACTGCTTCCCGTAGTTCTTTATACCGGTTCTTTGGCTTTGATCGGTATGTTTGATCTAAACCTGTCGCTTTGGTTTGTGGTGGCTACGATTGGTATCCTTGGGAGTTCCTATGCTATTTTTGGTGGATTAAAATCCGTTGCTGTAAGCGATACATTGAATGGTGTTGGTTTATTAATTGGCGGACTGACCATCCCATTTCTGGCACTGCTCGCTTTGGGAGACGGGTCATTCTTTTCAGGATTGGCAGCATTAACAAATGATAATCCAGAATATTTGACAGTCCTTACTCAAACCAATGTAGATAATAAAGTCGTTTCGGTCCCGTGGCCGACACTATTTACAGGAATGATGTTTATCCAGGTGTTTTACTGGTCCACCAATCAAGTGATTGTTCAGCGGGCGATGGCAGCCAAAAGTCTGGCTGAAGGACAAAAGGGTGTGCTTTTTGCGTCAGCAATGAAATTGGTCGGGCCGTTGATGTTGTGTCTTCCCGGGATTATCGCATTACACATGACCGATCTCACCATCGATAAACAGGACCAGGTTTACGGGGCGATTGTCCGTCACGTATTACCGGATTGGTCATTGGGGTTGTTTGCTGCGGTGCTCATGGGTGCCATCCTGAGTTCATTCAATAGTGCTTTGAACAGTGCATCCACCTTGTTTTCTCTTCAGTTTTATAATGGATACATCAACCGGAATGCAACGGGAGAGCAGATTGTAAAAATCGGCAAATATTTCAGTATTGGCCTGGCCGTTACCTCCATTTGTATTGCACCGCTTCTGGCTCAGATGCAGTCCATTTTTGAATACCTGCAAAAAGTGAACGGGCTTTACAGTGTACCTATCATCGGTATTTTCCTTTTAGGGATCACAACAAAACACGTGCCGGCCATAGCAGCGAAAATGGGGATGATTGTGGGAATGGGATTTTATACATTTTTCACATTTGTGAACATCAAGGACGTTCCGACATTTTTTGCCAACGGAGTTGGTGATCTCCATTGGCTTCATGGCTATTTCATTAGTTTCATTGCATCAATTTTTACAATGCTGATCATTGGATATTTCAAACCTAAAACCGCTGATGAAATCGCCAAAAGCGATGAAAGAGATCCAGCGCCGGTTAATATGACACCATGGTCCCAGGCAAAAAACGTTTCATTTGCAATAATAGGAATTACTATCGGCATTTATCTCTTCTTATCATGGATATCCGGTTAA